The Kitasatospora paranensis genome has a window encoding:
- a CDS encoding DeoR/GlpR family DNA-binding transcription regulator — protein sequence MVSSDRLRRIVEQVQEAGQVGVAELARSTGASEMTIRRDLDTLAAQGLLERYRGGARSLLLRGEEPPFALRAGDGVEAKTRIAAAVADLLADGESVVLDSGTTCLEVARAVQGRRLTVMPLSLHAANALTAAPEIRLLLPGGEPRPGELALTGPLAEASLAALRFDTAVIGCCGLTAADGLTAYDLADAAVKRAAIASARRVIVVADAAKFSRTALAFVAAPGALDAVVTDEAAPPEETAALGAAGVLVHRV from the coding sequence ATGGTGAGCAGCGACAGACTCCGCAGGATCGTCGAGCAGGTGCAGGAAGCCGGCCAGGTCGGCGTCGCCGAGCTGGCCCGCTCCACCGGCGCCTCGGAGATGACGATCCGGCGCGACCTCGACACCCTGGCCGCCCAGGGACTGCTGGAGCGCTACCGCGGCGGCGCCCGCAGCCTGCTGCTGCGCGGCGAGGAACCGCCGTTCGCGCTCCGGGCCGGGGACGGTGTCGAGGCCAAGACCCGGATCGCCGCCGCCGTCGCGGACCTCCTCGCGGACGGCGAGTCGGTCGTCCTGGACAGCGGCACCACCTGCCTGGAGGTCGCCCGGGCGGTGCAGGGCCGACGGCTGACCGTGATGCCGCTGTCGCTGCACGCCGCCAATGCGCTCACCGCCGCCCCGGAGATCCGGCTGCTGCTCCCCGGTGGCGAACCCCGCCCGGGCGAGCTGGCGCTCACCGGGCCGCTGGCGGAGGCCTCCCTGGCGGCGCTGCGTTTCGACACGGCCGTCATCGGCTGCTGCGGCCTGACCGCGGCCGACGGCCTCACCGCCTACGACCTGGCGGACGCCGCGGTGAAGCGGGCGGCCATCGCCTCCGCCCGGCGGGTGATCGTGGTCGCCGACGCCGCGAAGTTCTCCCGGACCGCGCTGGCCTTCGTCGCCGCCCCTGGGGCGCTGGACGCGGTGGTCACCGACGAGGCGGCGCCGCCGGAGGAGACCGCGGCCCTGGGCGCGGCGGGCGTCCTGGTGCACCGGGTCTGA
- a CDS encoding VanZ family protein, whose product MAEPAKAPAVRPPLLQRTGLLAGAVRLLVLLVALSLTVLFAVALARVTLVPEPGARGLVHANLSPGSSLKLYLDRPAVRDAVKQVGGNILLGAPFGVLLPLLTRRAAGLVRVTVLTVLTMTLVEVAQATLVPGRAFDVDDVILNTTGAVLLYLALGRRIARALHRPRRTAAREDG is encoded by the coding sequence GTGGCCGAGCCCGCGAAGGCCCCGGCGGTCCGCCCGCCCCTGCTCCAGCGGACGGGCCTCCTGGCGGGGGCGGTACGGCTGCTGGTGCTGCTGGTCGCCCTGTCGCTGACGGTGCTGTTCGCCGTGGCGCTGGCGCGGGTGACCCTGGTGCCGGAGCCGGGTGCGCGCGGCCTGGTGCACGCCAACCTCAGCCCGGGATCCTCACTGAAGCTCTATCTCGACCGCCCCGCGGTCCGGGACGCCGTCAAGCAGGTCGGCGGGAACATCCTGCTCGGGGCGCCCTTCGGCGTGCTGCTGCCCCTGCTGACGCGCCGTGCGGCGGGGTTGGTGCGCGTCACCGTCCTCACCGTGCTGACGATGACGCTGGTGGAGGTCGCCCAGGCCACCCTGGTACCGGGCCGGGCCTTCGACGTCGACGACGTCATCCTCAACACCACCGGCGCCGTGCTGCTCTACCTGGCGCTCGGCCGCAGGATCGCCCGCGCCCTGCACCGGCCACGGCGTACCGCCGCACGCGAGGACGGCTGA
- a CDS encoding endo-1,3-beta-xylanase yields the protein MRLIRRAGPAAALALAVAAVLAVPGFQQPAQAAVAARNLPADGRVLAIMGQDSDTLAQYKTDVLTKPGVDAPAPGGVTLYTNLVLGGTPAPLAGITGPADWGAGRVDFDDTLAAYPNAALAVGLYLSDATSGCNNQPLRAIIGRNDSDVTSGSPSLISQYRAKVDQMVTSLKGYNRPVYLRIGYEFDGPWNCYSADFYKQAFAYIKGRIDALGATNVATVWQSAAWPLNTNTDHPEWNYVVTDPGHYDAWYPGDQYVDWVALSAFYTAGSLATQWGCSSYDTPPGALQNRVLDFARAHGKPVMVAESSPQGYQTGAHTKSCIFKKNKTAATGEDIWNEWYAPYFAWIAQNRDVIRAAAYINTNWDSQTIWQCADGASAGGTGCSNGYWGDSRVQADPTVLANFLTELRTSQWVNGTGTSTGTPTPTPTPTPTPTASPTPTPTPTPTGSQAPYTQGLATGASPVLWFRPQGFTASFVTVHCTVNGGAQGNYFLTWNASAGRWEQPLTAHTGDRISYWFDYQPNGQTYQVSTPTFTATA from the coding sequence ATGCGCCTGATCCGCAGAGCCGGACCGGCGGCCGCACTGGCCCTCGCCGTTGCCGCCGTCCTCGCCGTGCCAGGATTCCAACAGCCCGCCCAGGCGGCCGTTGCCGCCCGCAACCTGCCCGCGGACGGCCGCGTGCTGGCGATCATGGGTCAGGACAGCGACACCCTGGCCCAGTACAAGACCGACGTCCTCACCAAACCGGGAGTCGACGCCCCCGCCCCGGGCGGCGTCACGCTCTACACCAATCTCGTCCTCGGCGGCACGCCCGCGCCGCTGGCCGGCATCACCGGCCCCGCGGACTGGGGAGCAGGCCGGGTCGACTTCGACGACACCCTCGCGGCCTACCCGAACGCTGCACTCGCCGTCGGCCTCTACCTCTCCGACGCCACCAGCGGATGCAACAACCAGCCGCTCCGCGCCATCATCGGCCGCAACGACAGCGACGTGACGTCGGGCAGTCCCAGCCTGATCAGCCAGTACCGCGCCAAGGTCGACCAGATGGTCACCAGTCTCAAGGGCTACAACCGGCCGGTCTACCTGCGGATCGGCTACGAGTTCGACGGCCCGTGGAACTGCTACAGCGCCGACTTCTACAAGCAGGCCTTCGCCTACATCAAGGGCCGGATCGACGCCCTCGGCGCGACCAACGTCGCCACCGTCTGGCAGAGCGCCGCCTGGCCGCTCAACACCAACACCGACCACCCCGAGTGGAACTACGTCGTCACCGACCCCGGCCACTACGACGCCTGGTACCCCGGTGACCAGTACGTCGACTGGGTCGCACTCTCCGCGTTCTACACGGCCGGCTCACTCGCCACCCAGTGGGGCTGCAGCAGTTACGACACCCCGCCCGGCGCCCTGCAGAACCGGGTCCTGGACTTCGCCCGCGCGCACGGCAAGCCCGTGATGGTCGCCGAGTCCTCGCCGCAGGGCTACCAGACCGGCGCCCACACCAAGAGCTGCATCTTCAAGAAGAACAAGACCGCCGCCACCGGCGAGGACATCTGGAACGAGTGGTACGCGCCGTACTTCGCCTGGATCGCGCAGAACCGCGACGTCATCCGTGCCGCCGCCTACATCAACACGAACTGGGACAGCCAGACCATCTGGCAGTGCGCCGACGGTGCGTCCGCCGGCGGGACGGGCTGCTCCAACGGGTACTGGGGCGACTCGCGGGTCCAGGCGGACCCGACCGTGCTGGCGAACTTCCTGACCGAACTGCGCACGTCGCAGTGGGTGAACGGCACCGGCACGAGCACCGGCACCCCGACCCCCACGCCGACACCCACACCCACGCCGACCGCGTCGCCGACCCCCACGCCGACGCCCACCCCGACCGGCAGCCAGGCCCCCTACACGCAGGGTCTCGCCACCGGTGCCTCACCCGTGCTGTGGTTCCGCCCGCAGGGCTTCACCGCGTCCTTCGTGACCGTGCACTGCACGGTCAACGGCGGGGCCCAGGGCAACTACTTCCTCACCTGGAACGCCTCCGCCGGCCGCTGGGAGCAGCCCCTCACCGCGCACACCGGGGACCGGATCAGCTACTGGTTCGACTACCAGCCCAACGGCCAGACGTACCAGGTCTCCACCCCCACGTTCACCGCGACCGCCTGA
- a CDS encoding glycoside hydrolase family 43 protein — protein MTAAAPTAAAGAADAAPADPPVIRNPVLPGFHPDPSILRVGGDYYLATSTFEWLPGVALHHSTDLVHWRPLGGALREARLLDLTGAPDSGGVWAPCLSYTDGLFHLVYSDVKSLAGAYKDVHNQVVTAPSPQGPWSDPVPLPGHGFDPSLFHDDGPDGDGRSWLLWLEWDHRPGGNPFAGILLQEYDRARRRVTGPVRRIFTGTGLGCTEGPHLYRRDGWYYLLTAEGGTSWGHAVTVARSRALTGPYEADPAGPLLTSAGRPELELQKAGHGSLVETPDGEWYLAHLAARPLTALGPCVLGRETAIQRVHWTAGAGPGWRAGAARPRWRCPLRWAPRHRPPERRRPPRRTAGTATRTPPRTPPRTVTGTASRTAGTATGAASGRADPIRRG, from the coding sequence ATGACCGCCGCCGCACCGACCGCAGCAGCCGGCGCCGCCGACGCGGCGCCGGCCGACCCGCCGGTGATACGCAACCCCGTCCTGCCCGGGTTCCACCCGGACCCGTCGATCCTGCGGGTCGGCGGGGACTACTACCTCGCCACCTCCACCTTCGAGTGGCTGCCCGGGGTCGCCCTGCACCACTCCACCGACCTGGTGCACTGGCGGCCGCTCGGCGGCGCCCTGCGCGAGGCCCGGCTGCTCGACCTCACCGGGGCCCCCGACTCCGGCGGCGTCTGGGCGCCCTGCCTCTCCTACACCGACGGCCTGTTCCACCTGGTCTACTCCGACGTCAAGAGCCTCGCCGGCGCCTACAAGGACGTCCACAACCAGGTGGTCACCGCACCGTCCCCGCAGGGCCCCTGGTCGGACCCGGTGCCGCTGCCCGGGCACGGCTTCGACCCGTCGCTGTTCCACGACGACGGCCCGGACGGCGACGGGCGCAGCTGGCTGCTCTGGCTGGAGTGGGACCACCGGCCGGGCGGGAACCCGTTCGCCGGGATCCTGCTCCAGGAGTACGACCGCGCACGGCGCCGGGTCACCGGCCCCGTCCGCCGGATCTTCACCGGCACCGGACTCGGCTGCACCGAGGGCCCGCACCTGTACCGCAGGGACGGCTGGTACTACCTGCTGACCGCCGAGGGCGGCACCTCCTGGGGCCACGCGGTGACCGTGGCGCGCTCGCGCGCCCTCACCGGGCCGTACGAGGCGGACCCGGCCGGACCGCTGCTCACCTCGGCGGGCCGGCCGGAACTGGAACTGCAGAAGGCCGGCCACGGCAGCCTCGTGGAGACCCCGGACGGCGAGTGGTACCTCGCGCATCTGGCGGCCCGTCCGCTCACCGCGCTCGGTCCGTGCGTGCTGGGCCGCGAGACCGCCATCCAGCGGGTGCACTGGACGGCGGGGGCTGGCCCCGGCTGGCGGGCGGGGGCAGCGCGCCCGCGGTGGAGGTGCCCGCTCCGGTGGGCGCCGCGGCACCGCCCGCCGGAGCGCCGACGGCCGCCGCGGCGCACGGCGGGGACGGCGACCCGAACGCCGCCCCGAACGCCGCCCCGAACGGTGACGGGAACGGCTTCGCGAACGGCGGGGACGGCGACGGGAGCGGCTTCGGGGCGGGCCGACCCCATCCGGCGTGGATGA
- a CDS encoding sugar ABC transporter permease: protein MAATTSLGTTAGTAAAEPVRRRPSRLRHLPAYSFVAPFFLVFGVFGLYPLGYTFWVSLHHWDRLSGDSGFAGLENFRELFADPDFYTATFNTFSIFLLSTAPQLALALGVAWLLDRRLRARTTWRALVLVPQYVSVVAVALVFSQLFGRDFGVVNWLLEQLGVIGSPIDWTADSWSSHLAIAFMVMWRWTGYNALIYLAAMQAVPRELYESAMVDGAGRLLTFRRITLPAIRPTLLFTVVISTIGGLQLFAEPMLFDQQGNAEGGTEHQFQTLTLMLFKYGFINNDAGYASAISWVLFLIIAVVAAVNALAVRRSGR, encoded by the coding sequence ATGGCGGCCACCACCAGCCTGGGCACCACGGCCGGCACCGCCGCGGCCGAGCCCGTCCGGCGCCGGCCGAGCCGGCTGCGGCACTTGCCCGCCTACAGTTTCGTCGCCCCGTTCTTCCTGGTCTTCGGCGTCTTCGGCCTGTACCCCCTCGGGTACACCTTCTGGGTCTCGCTGCACCACTGGGACCGGCTGTCCGGCGACAGCGGCTTCGCCGGGCTGGAGAACTTCCGGGAGCTGTTCGCCGACCCCGACTTCTACACGGCGACGTTCAACACGTTCAGCATCTTCCTGCTGTCGACCGCCCCGCAGCTCGCCCTCGCGCTGGGCGTGGCCTGGCTGTTGGACCGCCGCCTGCGGGCCCGGACGACCTGGCGGGCACTGGTGCTCGTCCCCCAGTACGTCTCGGTGGTCGCCGTGGCGCTGGTCTTCTCGCAGCTGTTCGGCCGGGACTTCGGCGTCGTCAACTGGCTGCTGGAGCAGCTCGGCGTGATCGGCTCACCGATCGACTGGACGGCCGACAGCTGGAGTTCGCACCTGGCGATCGCCTTCATGGTGATGTGGCGCTGGACGGGCTACAACGCGCTGATCTACCTCGCCGCGATGCAGGCCGTCCCGCGGGAGCTGTACGAGTCCGCGATGGTGGACGGCGCGGGCCGCCTGCTGACGTTCCGCCGCATCACCCTGCCCGCCATCCGCCCGACCCTGCTGTTCACCGTCGTGATCTCGACCATCGGCGGGCTCCAGCTGTTCGCCGAGCCGATGCTCTTCGACCAGCAGGGCAACGCCGAGGGCGGCACCGAGCACCAGTTCCAGACGCTGACCCTGATGCTGTTCAAGTACGGGTTCATCAACAACGACGCCGGGTACGCCTCGGCGATCTCCTGGGTGCTCTTCCTGATCATCGCGGTCGTCGCCGCGGTCAACGCCCTCGCCGTCCGCCGCTCCGGCCGCTGA
- a CDS encoding extracellular solute-binding protein, whose product MAATAAAAALLLTACSSGTGGGDATGGKITLTVATFSDFGYKPLIAEYEKSHPNITVKERVSQMDQHHNSLSTQLSSGSGAADVVAIEEGYLPKFREVKDKFVNLADYGANSRKDEYLPYKWAQATTSDGFVLGYGTDVGGLAICYRKDLFQQAGLPTDRTEVGKLWPTWDAYFKTGGTFRSKVPDHAWFDSAGNVFTAMMNQAEFGFFDAKDSYIADTNPLVAADFAATGGATEHGLSANLAPFSQQWNAGIKQGRMATMTCPAWMTGLIQSAAGPESAGKWDIAAVPGGGGNWGGSFLTVPKQTKHAKEAAELAAFLTSADSEKAIFQGPTGSLPSLQNVLKDPAVQGTKQAYFNDAPTGQIFAASASGLKPSFRGTKDQQVRVPFGNALGLIEQHKSTTAEAWEKALAEARKSLSH is encoded by the coding sequence ATCGCCGCCACCGCGGCCGCTGCCGCCCTGCTGCTCACCGCCTGCTCCTCCGGGACGGGCGGCGGCGACGCGACCGGCGGGAAGATCACGCTGACCGTCGCCACGTTCAGCGACTTCGGCTACAAGCCGCTCATCGCCGAGTACGAGAAGTCCCACCCGAACATCACCGTCAAGGAGCGCGTCTCCCAGATGGACCAGCACCACAACAGCCTCTCCACCCAGCTGTCCTCGGGCAGCGGAGCGGCCGACGTGGTCGCGATCGAGGAGGGCTACCTGCCCAAGTTCCGGGAGGTGAAGGACAAGTTCGTGAACCTCGCCGACTACGGCGCGAACTCCCGCAAGGACGAGTACCTGCCGTACAAGTGGGCACAGGCGACCACCTCCGACGGGTTCGTGCTCGGCTACGGAACCGACGTCGGCGGCCTGGCGATCTGCTACCGCAAGGACCTCTTCCAGCAGGCCGGCCTGCCCACCGACCGCACCGAGGTCGGCAAGCTCTGGCCCACCTGGGACGCCTACTTCAAGACCGGCGGGACCTTCCGCAGCAAGGTGCCGGACCACGCCTGGTTCGACTCGGCCGGCAATGTGTTCACCGCGATGATGAACCAGGCCGAGTTCGGGTTCTTCGACGCCAAGGACTCCTACATCGCCGACACCAACCCGCTGGTCGCGGCGGACTTCGCCGCCACCGGCGGCGCCACCGAGCACGGCCTGTCGGCGAACCTCGCGCCGTTCAGCCAGCAGTGGAACGCCGGCATCAAGCAGGGCCGGATGGCGACCATGACCTGCCCGGCATGGATGACGGGCCTGATCCAGTCCGCCGCCGGCCCGGAGTCGGCCGGCAAGTGGGACATCGCGGCGGTGCCGGGCGGCGGCGGCAACTGGGGCGGCTCCTTCCTCACCGTCCCCAAGCAGACCAAGCACGCCAAGGAGGCCGCCGAGCTGGCCGCCTTCCTGACCTCCGCGGACTCGGAGAAGGCGATCTTCCAGGGGCCGACCGGCTCGCTGCCCTCGCTGCAGAACGTCCTCAAGGACCCGGCGGTGCAGGGCACCAAGCAGGCCTACTTCAACGACGCGCCGACCGGGCAGATCTTCGCCGCCTCCGCGAGCGGCCTCAAGCCGAGCTTCCGCGGCACCAAGGACCAGCAGGTCCGGGTGCCCTTCGGCAACGCACTCGGGCTGATCGAGCAGCACAAGTCCACCACCGCGGAGGCCTGGGAGAAGGCGCTCGCCGAGGCGAGGAAGAGCCTCTCCCACTGA
- a CDS encoding beta-1,3-glucanase family protein, translating to MGTRRAPSVRRTAPAAVLALVAAAGVTVAAPAEHAGAAVPTTIQLTVTNNSGRSEPVYLYDLGTLLATGRQGWADASGTFHAWPGGANPPAPAPDAAIAGPAPGSSMTIRIPKFSGRIYFSYGKKLVFKLATGGLVQPAVQNPSDPNHDILFNWSEYTLNDSGLWINSTQVDMFSAPYAVGVKAGNGATRSTGHLKSGGYQGFYSALRGQSGGWANLVQTRSDGTVLRALAPGHGIENGALSAGVMSDYVNRVWSKYATSTLTVTPFADQPATKYFGRVSGNTMNFTNSSGAVVTSFQKPDSDSIFGCYKLLDAPNDQVRGPISRTLCAAYNRSTLLTHANQPDTSAAGFYQDAVTNQYARKIHAQMADGNAYAFAFDDVGHHESLVNDGNPQQAYLTLDPFS from the coding sequence ATGGGAACGAGACGAGCGCCATCCGTCCGCCGAACCGCCCCGGCCGCGGTCCTCGCGCTGGTCGCGGCCGCCGGAGTGACCGTTGCCGCGCCCGCGGAGCACGCCGGTGCCGCCGTGCCGACCACCATCCAGCTCACCGTCACCAACAACTCCGGCCGCAGCGAACCGGTCTACCTCTACGACCTCGGAACGCTGCTCGCGACCGGTCGGCAGGGCTGGGCCGATGCGTCCGGGACCTTCCACGCCTGGCCGGGCGGCGCCAACCCGCCCGCGCCCGCGCCGGACGCGGCGATCGCCGGGCCCGCGCCGGGCAGTTCGATGACCATCCGCATTCCGAAGTTCTCCGGCCGGATCTACTTCTCGTACGGCAAGAAGCTGGTCTTCAAGCTGGCGACCGGCGGGCTCGTCCAGCCGGCCGTGCAGAACCCGAGCGACCCGAACCACGACATCCTGTTCAACTGGTCGGAGTACACGCTCAACGACTCCGGGCTGTGGATCAACAGCACCCAGGTCGACATGTTCTCGGCGCCGTACGCGGTCGGCGTCAAGGCCGGCAACGGCGCCACCCGCAGCACCGGCCACCTCAAGTCCGGTGGCTACCAAGGCTTCTACAGCGCACTCCGCGGACAGTCCGGCGGCTGGGCGAACCTGGTCCAGACCCGCTCAGACGGCACCGTGCTGCGCGCCCTCGCACCCGGGCACGGCATCGAGAACGGCGCGCTGTCCGCCGGCGTGATGAGCGACTACGTCAACCGCGTGTGGTCCAAGTACGCCACCTCGACGCTCACGGTGACGCCGTTCGCCGACCAGCCCGCCACCAAGTACTTCGGCCGGGTGTCCGGCAACACCATGAACTTCACCAACTCCTCGGGCGCCGTCGTCACCAGCTTCCAGAAGCCGGACTCGGACAGCATCTTCGGCTGCTACAAGCTCCTGGACGCCCCCAACGACCAGGTACGCGGCCCGATTTCGCGCACCCTGTGCGCGGCCTACAACCGCTCCACCCTGCTCACCCATGCGAACCAGCCGGACACGAGCGCGGCGGGCTTCTACCAGGACGCCGTGACCAACCAGTACGCCCGCAAGATCCACGCCCAGATGGCGGACGGCAACGCCTACGCGTTCGCCTTCGACGACGTCGGCCACCACGAGTCGCTGGTGAACGACGGCAACCCCCAGCAGGCCTATCTGACCCTCGACCCGTTCAGCTGA
- a CDS encoding MFS transporter, translating into MGMWVVHIPAVEQRAGIAHPVLGWLLLLLGGGAFAGMQLAGRLTDRYGARRIVPVAGVLCSAALVLPGLATDGPALGAALLLLGIGNGVLDVGMNAHAVEVERQYGRPVMAAFHAVFSIGGVLAAVLGAAALARGWTPAGTLTAAALTAAAASVLCGRALLDRPPTTGGPARPGDGTATPATRRRTRTPGRIRALAGLAFVLMLCEGVANDWSVLAVREGLGAAPATAALAYGAFATAMTTGRFLADRAAQRFGSLAVVGHGALLAAAGLSAAALAPTVAVALTGWAVFGVGLSGCVPQLFSAAGHADPAASGTNVSRVAGLGYLGMLAGPAVIGPLTRAAPLHLVLLLPVALCLVAAAAARPALAAPRAGTAINAPA; encoded by the coding sequence ATGGGCATGTGGGTCGTCCACATCCCCGCCGTCGAACAGCGCGCCGGCATCGCCCACCCCGTCCTCGGCTGGCTCCTGCTCCTGCTCGGTGGCGGTGCCTTCGCCGGCATGCAGCTGGCCGGCCGGCTCACCGACCGCTACGGCGCCCGGCGGATCGTCCCCGTCGCCGGCGTCCTGTGCAGCGCCGCCCTCGTCCTGCCGGGGCTCGCGACCGACGGCCCTGCCCTCGGCGCCGCCCTGCTGCTCCTCGGCATCGGCAACGGCGTCCTCGACGTCGGCATGAACGCGCACGCCGTCGAGGTCGAGCGGCAGTACGGACGGCCCGTCATGGCCGCCTTCCACGCGGTGTTCTCCATCGGCGGCGTGCTGGCCGCGGTGCTGGGCGCGGCCGCACTCGCCCGTGGCTGGACCCCGGCCGGCACGCTCACCGCCGCCGCCCTGACCGCTGCCGCGGCCTCCGTGCTCTGCGGCCGGGCACTGCTCGACCGGCCGCCCACCACGGGCGGGCCCGCCCGTCCTGGCGACGGCACTGCCACGCCCGCCACGCGCCGCCGGACCCGCACGCCCGGCCGAATCCGGGCACTGGCGGGCCTCGCCTTCGTCCTCATGCTGTGCGAGGGCGTCGCCAACGACTGGAGCGTACTGGCCGTCCGCGAGGGGCTCGGTGCCGCACCGGCCACCGCGGCACTCGCCTACGGGGCGTTCGCCACCGCCATGACCACCGGCCGCTTCCTCGCCGACCGCGCCGCGCAGCGCTTCGGGTCGCTCGCCGTCGTCGGCCACGGTGCGCTGCTCGCCGCCGCCGGCCTGTCGGCGGCCGCGCTGGCCCCCACCGTCGCCGTCGCACTGACCGGCTGGGCGGTCTTCGGCGTCGGACTCTCCGGCTGTGTGCCGCAGCTCTTCAGCGCCGCCGGCCACGCCGACCCGGCCGCCTCCGGTACCAACGTCTCCCGGGTCGCCGGCCTCGGCTACCTCGGCATGCTCGCCGGCCCCGCCGTCATCGGCCCCCTCACCCGCGCCGCGCCCCTGCACCTGGTGCTGCTGCTCCCGGTCGCCCTCTGCCTCGTCGCCGCTGCCGCGGCCCGCCCGGCGCTGGCCGCACCGCGAGCCGGCACAGCCATCAACGCCCCCGCCTGA
- a CDS encoding double zinc ribbon domain-containing protein, with translation MPDLLPDTAAEAVAAQQRGLNDMVAQQAYAHGQQAGQSFDVTAPRQLVCPQCRAETHGTPFCPGCGHRLAQEIACGGCHNPLPDGAAFCPTCGTRR, from the coding sequence GTGCCTGACCTGCTCCCCGACACCGCCGCCGAGGCGGTCGCCGCGCAGCAGCGCGGCCTGAACGACATGGTCGCCCAGCAGGCGTACGCGCACGGCCAGCAGGCCGGGCAGTCCTTCGACGTCACCGCGCCCCGGCAGCTGGTCTGCCCGCAGTGCCGCGCGGAGACCCACGGCACGCCGTTCTGCCCGGGCTGCGGGCACCGCCTGGCCCAGGAGATCGCCTGCGGCGGCTGCCACAACCCGTTGCCGGACGGCGCCGCGTTCTGCCCGACCTGCGGCACCAGGCGCTGA